One genomic segment of Paraburkholderia caffeinilytica includes these proteins:
- a CDS encoding recombination-associated protein RdgC, producing MWFKNLQLHRLPAPWSVTPEQMEKWLAPHAFAPGNSVEMQSHGWASPRDNDSLVYSLNGQMLLVFRAEKKLLPASVVTQVTKARALELEEQQGFKPGRKQMRELKEQVTDELLPRAFSIRRDTRVWIDTRNGWLVIDASSQAVADEVRGLLVKSIDQLPLGTVRVTQSPVAAMTGWLLSGEGPAGFTLDQDTELRSPAEGNATVRYVGHTLDAEDMRRHIEAGKQCMRLAMTWDDRVSFVLTPSLTIKRIAPLDVLKEASDPTAQNDDERFDSDVTLMTAELDRMLCDLLDALGGEQGVDMPQAAAA from the coding sequence ATGTGGTTCAAAAACCTTCAGTTGCACCGTCTTCCCGCTCCGTGGTCCGTCACCCCTGAACAAATGGAGAAATGGCTCGCGCCGCACGCGTTCGCGCCCGGCAACAGCGTCGAGATGCAAAGCCACGGCTGGGCGTCGCCGCGCGACAACGACTCGCTGGTGTATTCGCTCAACGGCCAGATGCTGCTGGTGTTTCGTGCCGAAAAGAAACTGCTGCCGGCTTCGGTCGTCACGCAAGTGACCAAGGCGCGTGCGCTCGAACTCGAAGAGCAGCAGGGCTTCAAACCCGGCCGCAAGCAGATGCGCGAACTCAAGGAGCAGGTGACCGATGAACTGCTGCCGCGCGCCTTCAGCATCCGCCGCGATACGCGCGTGTGGATCGATACCCGCAACGGTTGGCTCGTGATCGATGCGAGCTCGCAAGCGGTCGCCGACGAAGTGCGCGGCCTGCTGGTGAAGTCGATCGATCAACTGCCGCTCGGCACGGTGCGCGTCACGCAGTCGCCGGTTGCGGCGATGACCGGGTGGCTGCTTTCCGGCGAAGGTCCCGCGGGTTTCACGCTCGACCAGGACACCGAGTTGCGCTCGCCGGCGGAAGGCAACGCAACGGTGCGCTACGTCGGACATACTTTGGATGCCGAAGATATGCGCCGCCATATCGAAGCCGGCAAGCAATGCATGCGGCTCGCGATGACATGGGACGATCGCGTGTCGTTCGTGTTGACGCCTTCGCTCACGATCAAGCGGATCGCACCGCTCGACGTGCTCAAGGAAGCGAGCGACCCCACCGCGCAGAACGACGACGAGCGCTTCGATTCCGATGTTACGCTGATGACCGCCGAACTCGATCGCATGCTGTGCGATCTGCTCGACGCGCTGGGCGGCGAGCAGGGCGTGGACATGCCGCAAGCCGCGGCGGCGTGA